The following is a genomic window from Spirosoma foliorum.
GTAACCTACTCGCGCCCAAGCCTGAAAGGACGTCAACCCTTCACCGATTCGTTTGTTCCCCTCGGAAAAGTTTGGCGAACGGGTGCCAATGCCGCAACCAATATTACTACCACAACCGACCTGATGGTCAACGGAAAAACCCTACCCGCCGGAACGTATGCTATTTTGACGATTCCTGCCGAAAGTAGTGCTACCTTGATTTTCAGCAAAAACAAAACGGTTTCTGAAGCGGAATACAAACAGGCGGATGATGCTCTGCGGGTAGAGATGACACCTGCCGAAATCAGCGATAAGGTGGAAACGTTCACCATTAACTTTAGCGACCTGACCGACAGCACCGCGAAGCTGAATTTCATGTGGGCGAATGTAAAAGCCAGCGCCGACCTGAAAGTTAATGTCAGTGCGAACGCAGCTGCCAATGTAGACAAGGCCGTAGCCGACAAACCCGATGATGCTGCCGTTTTACAGGCTGCCGCCAGCTACAACCTCTCGAAAGGGCGTAACCTGGAGCAGTCCTTAGGCTGGATCGACCGATCAATTGCGAAGGGGGAAAACTACCGGAATCTATACGTAAAATCGCAGATTCTGGCGAAAATGGGCAAGTATAGCGATGCCCTTCCCCTCGCGCAGAAAGCCCTTACCATGGGACAATCATCGAACGATGGCGCGTTCCCATTTTTCAAGGATGGCATCGAGAAAAGCATTGCAGAATATACCTCGAAAGTCCCTGCTGTACCAGCTGTGAAAGCAGGAAAAGGCAAAAAGAAAGCGTAATGAGTTTTGATTCTGTAGATCAACAAAAGGCGGCACTCAATGTCGCCTTTTGTTGGTTTTACCCCATCACATGAATTGCAATCTTTTTTACCCAATGAGCCTGTTTAAACTTTTACAACTACTATTGATTGGATATTGAATTTGTCATTCCGACGTCAGGAGGAATCTCGAGTTTGACTAATACGCAACGTTGAGATTCCTCCTGACGTCGGAATGACAAATTCACGCTGATTTTTGATCGAAAAATAAAAACTTAAACAGATTCACCTAAAAAATCAACGAATGAAATCCCGACTTCTTCTCCCCATACTATCAATCCTGTTGGCGTTTACTCACCCGACTCACCTACACGCGCAACCACTGCATCGACTCCCTATAAAGACGGTGCAAGACCTTCATGCTTATTTTAAATGGTCCGACAAGAAACAGCCTATCATTAGTGGGCACCGAGGAGGCATGGTGAACGGGTTTGCCGAAAACTCTCTGGCGTCCTTTGAAAACACCCTAAAATACACGCCCGCTTTTTTTGAAACTGACCCTCGGCTCACCAAAGACAGTGTCATCGTGCTACTCCACGATGCTACCCTGGAGCGAATGACCAATGGTACCGGCAAGCTCTCCGACTACACCTGGGAAGACCTCAAAAAGCTCCGTTTGAAAGATATTCAGGGGAATCTAACCCAACAACGGATTCCAACGTTGGAGGAAGCTATCGAAT
Proteins encoded in this region:
- a CDS encoding DUF2911 domain-containing protein; this translates as MRKLVLSGVTLCLVAQLATAQIKLPSPSPGASVMQTIGTTDLTVTYSRPSLKGRQPFTDSFVPLGKVWRTGANAATNITTTTDLMVNGKTLPAGTYAILTIPAESSATLIFSKNKTVSEAEYKQADDALRVEMTPAEISDKVETFTINFSDLTDSTAKLNFMWANVKASADLKVNVSANAAANVDKAVADKPDDAAVLQAAASYNLSKGRNLEQSLGWIDRSIAKGENYRNLYVKSQILAKMGKYSDALPLAQKALTMGQSSNDGAFPFFKDGIEKSIAEYTSKVPAVPAVKAGKGKKKA